The proteins below come from a single Zea mays cultivar B73 chromosome 8, Zm-B73-REFERENCE-NAM-5.0, whole genome shotgun sequence genomic window:
- the LOC103635834 gene encoding protein RNA-directed DNA methylation 3 isoform X1: MAVKGKGKQVAAESPGPGAGAGGASGSGGKRRMASSDAGAGPSSSSAAKRRRRAGVLQFVDDVAGVDDDYEEDELESEDDTDDGFFTGGEHAQNLSHKRTERSHPLPFLVKEEELSGDELEEFIKNRYSNRVKYAADRSYSREDDDIFSMDCALKEPTIWRVKCMVGRERQMAFCFMQKFVDLRKIGTKVPIITAFALDHIRGFVFVEAEKACDVTEACKGFCSVYTSRITSVPAAEVPSLLSSRTKPFEISRGTWIRMKNGNYKGDLAQVVSVDDGRKKVMIKIVPRVDLHAISKKFGGAVSLKGAAVPAPRLISSQELEFFRPHIEIKRDRQTGEVFEVLDGLMFKDGFLYKKVALSSLIYWGIQPTETELLKFSSSPSNRASADDLDWLSGMYGSKKRNLPEKRDMESSSSKIRSSKASDLKASTSTENYDENDEFNLHDLVLYGRKDFGVIVAVEKDGFRILKGGPEGSAVKVRKQDIKKGCVDKMFTAVDHQKKTISINDTVNVVEGPFQGKQGVVKHLYLGILFIYNESESENCGFFCAQSGSCEKIRKGLGSSTTESSDFTTPMFPEPAYEQNGHRDTERPYRSTREQLFSIGQMLRIRKGPLKGYLCRVVRIFRNDVTVKLDSLLKIVTVQADLLSVPANRGDNLSGAPASKFGSQDTSFFGSEAGKTSWDNGLPSFGSDSWQPFSSSTLSVQNAGGESEADPWSKKTSAKDDSDPWGKKTDGDSDRWGKKTDGDSDPWGKEAVSAADGDSNPWGKETVPSAAGDSDPWGKKVVSSADGDSDSWGKKATSSAVDTEKEGSGGTAWDKQAGVGGSDAAGSSWDRAVVNESEKSDNWGEACRVMDMGTGAEADTDPWGSKVKAVDMEGPNNWEKATVPPNNKLEDVSQGWGQPKGNSTEDQAIDNVSKDVDNNRACDSSLPVTEDGTWGKSKDNSCGGAGGAGGWDVSVGNWNKSSVVADAQDEGWGKGNWSSAESEETNNQSGNWNKTGASDQAGYNNWDKPKSFGGNGWNKGDDQNSSWNRPENFGGGRGFGRGQGRGRGQQSGYFNGRNDQGSWKKSWGSDNAERPSWRSDNQVDNEAGESGGYRGRGRGGRGQYGGRGKDNGWRNDDRSNSGFGRENNSGDGPKWGGGGNWNATNPPSSSVGTKSYGQNQPFTWNNSEDNKPSVGEQGDPWASKVSSTEDTEQQNDSWSSKMISGGAEDTSGGWDTKVKDSSCNDGGEGLQNDPWANKIGSNEGKEQETDPWASKMSSTVCADDKKGSWNTTAKGIPSKEKADDPWNSKGGNDDSKKTDTWGAGSSGGDQELSWSKPNFSLGDQESTWNNPRFSDDDNANNRGGFGRGNRGRGRGRNFGDGGGSSWNGGNRNDESGGGRSGEPWNRRDFDGGGGRGRGRFGRGDRNQGNNFGSGDGGSWGSGRGNGGRGGYRNWNDNNERSFGEGGGWSQSQSSDWNANKGNGEGNQAFSKSKPSWEAQNTSGRDGQAGKGDANNSWSKNRSSPSSAWGAPSGGAGGRGSWGKSNEDGWNSAGGSAKEKPAWGGGSEASTKKEDKGGEGNGSQGGGGVSSWDKGADDAWNGNTGSDIGSGGW; this comes from the exons ATGGCGGTGAAGGGGAAGGGTAAGCAGGTGGCCGCCGAATCCCCTGGCCCTGGCGCTGGCGCTGGCGGTGCCTCCGGGTCCGGCGGGAAGCGGCGGATGGCCTCTAGTGACGCGGGGGCGGGGCCCTCGTCGTCATCCGCTGCgaagcgccgccgccgcgccggggtccTCCAGTTCGTCGACGACGTAGCTGGCGTCGACGACGATTATGAGGAGGACGAGCTCGAGTCCGAGGATGACACCGATGATG GTTTCTTTACTGGTGGGGAACATGCACAAAATCTGAGTCACAAAAGAACTGAAAGGTCACACCCTCTTCCATTTCTTGTGAAGGAAGAGGAGCTTAGTGGCGATGAACTTGAGGAATTCATCAAGAACCGATACAGTAATCGTGTGAAATACGCTGCTGATCGGAGCTATTCTAGAGAAGACGATGACATTTTCTCCATGGATTGTGCACTCAAAGAGCCGACTATTTGGAGAGTTAAATGCATG GTTGGGCGTGAGCGCCAAATGGCCTTCTGCTTCATGCAAAAATTTGTTGACCTTCGAAAAATTGGTACCAAAGTGCCAATTATTACAGCATTTGCACTTGATCACATAAGAGGGTTTGTTTTTGTTGAAGCGGAGAAGGCCTGTGATGTTACAGAG GCATGCAAAGGGTTTTGTAGTGTGTACACAAGCAGAATCACTTCTGTTCCTGCAGCTGAAGTTCCTAGCTTGTTATCCAGCCGTACGAAACCATTTGAAATCTCTCGTGGTACATGGATCCGCATGAAGAATGGAAACTATAAAGGTGATCTGGCACAG GTTGTTAGCGTGGATGATGGACGGAAAAAAGTGATGATAAAAATTGTACCCAGAGTTGACCTCCATGCTATTTCAAAAAAATTT GGTGGTGCAGTTTCACTAAAAGGAGCTGCAGTTCCTGCTCCACGGTTGATCAGCTCCCAAGAACTAGA GTTCTTCAGGCCTCATATTGAAATAAAGCGCGACCGTCAGACTGGTGAAGTTTTTGAAGTACTTGATGGTTTGATGTTCAAAGATGGATTTCTGTATAAGAAGGTTGCACTTAGTTCTTTGATTTATTGGGGGATACAACCGACAGAAACAGAGCTTTTGAAGTTCTCTTCTAGCCCAAGCAATAGAGCTTCTGCTGATGACTTGGATTGGCTCTCCGGCATGTATGGTTCTAAGAAAAGGAACCTTCCAGAAAAACGAGATATGGAATCATCATCTTCTAAAATAAGATCCTCCAAAGCATCAGACCTTAAAGCGTCAACTTCTACTGAAAATTATGACGAGAACGATGAATTCAACCTTCATGATCTTGTACTCTATGG GCGAAAAGATTTTGGTGTGATTGTTGCTGTTGAGAAAGATGGTTTTAGG ATACTAAAGGGTGGTCCTGAAGGATCTGCGGTGAAAGTGAGAAAGCAGGATATTAAGAAAGGCTGCGTAGATAAAATGTTTACAGCTGTTGATCATCAAAAGAAGACAATATCCATTAACGACACTGTTAATGTTGTGGAAGGGCCATTTCAG GGTAAGCAAGGGGTCGTTAAACACTTGTACTTGGGAATACTGTTCATTTATAATGAAAGTGAAAGTGAGAACTGTGGATTTTTCTGTGCTCAAAGCGGGTCATGCGAAAAGATACGAAAGGGTCTGGGAAGCTCTACTACTGAAAGTTCG GACTTTACAACTCCTATGTTTCCTGAACCTGCTTATGAGCAAAATGGGCATCGGGACA CTGAAAGGCCTTACAGGAGCACCAGAGAACAACTTTTCTCTATTGGGCAGATGCTGCGCATTAGAAAGGGTCCTTTGAAGGGCTACCTCTGTCGAGTAGTTCGGATATTTCGGAATGATGTGACTGTTAAGCTAGATTCTCTACTGAAAATTGTTACAG TACAAGCTGATCTTCTCTCAGTCCCAGCTAACAGGGG GGATAACTTGTCTGGTGCCCCAGCTAGTAAATTTGGAAGTCAAGATACATCCTTCTTTG GTTCAGAAGCAGGCAAAACTTCATGGGACAATGGGTTGCCATCGTTTGGAAG TGACTCATGGCAACCCTTTTCGAGTTCAACACTATCAGTTCAGAATGCAG GTGGAGAATCAGAAGCTGATCCATGGTCTAAGAAAACTTCTGCCAAAGATGATTCTGATCCATGGGGTAAGAAAACTGATGGTGATTCTGATCGATGGGGTAAGAAAACTGATGGTGATTCTGATCCATGGGGCAAGGAAGCGGTATCTGCTGCTGATGGTGATTCCAATCCATGGGGTAAGGAAACAGTACCTTCCGCTGCTGGTGATTCTGATCCATGGGGTAAGAAAGTGGTGTCTTCTGCTGATGGTGATTCTGATTCATGGGGTAAGAAAGCAACATCATCAGCTGTTGACACTGAAAAGGAAGGTTCTGGTGGTACTGCATGGGACAAACAAGCTGGAGTTGGTGGATCTGATGCTGCTGGCAGCTCCTGGGACAGAGCGGTTGTCAATGAGAGTGAAAAGAGTGACAACTGGGGAGAGGCTTGCAGGGTTATGGACATGGGAACTGGAGCTGAAGCTGACACTGACCCTTGGGGAAGCAAGGTCAAAGCAGTAGATATGGAAGGACCAAATAACTGGGAAAAGGCTACAGTGCCTCCAAACAATAAGCTGGAGGATGTCAGTCAAGGATGGGGCCAACCTAAGGGCAACTCAACTGAAGACCAAGCAATAGACAACGTTTCTAAAGACGTGGACAACAACAGGGCTTGTGACAGTTCTTTGCCTGTCACTGAAGATGGTACCTGGGGCAAGTCAAAAGACAACAGTTGTGGTGGAGCAGGTGGTGCGGGAGGTTGGGATGTTTCTGTTGGCAACTGGAATAAATCATCTGTTGTGGCTGATGCACAGGATGAAGGTTGGGGCAAAGGAAACTGGTCATCTGCTGAGTCTGAAGAAACAAACAATCAAAGCGGAAATTGGAACAAAACTGGAGCTTCGGACCAAGCTGGTTACAACAATTGGGATAAACCGAAATCCTTTGGTGGTAATGGTTGGAACAAGGGTGATGATCAGAATAGCAGTTGGAACAGGCCTGAAAATTTTGGAGGTGGACGTGGCTTTGGGCGTGGACAAGGGAGAGGTAGGGGTCAACAATCTGGATATTTCAATGGCAGAAATGATCAAGGAAGCTGGAAGAAGTCATGGGGTAGTGACAATGCTGAAAGACCCTCTTGGAGGTCTGATAATCAGGTAGACAATGAGGCTGGAGAGTCTGGTGGATATAGGGGAAGGGGAAGAGGAGGAAGGGGGCAATATGGAGGACGAGGTAAAGACAATGGTTGGAGAAATGATGATAGAAGCAATTCTGGGTTTGGAAGGGAAAATAACAGTGGCGATGGACCAAAATGGGGTGGTGGAGGTAATTGGAACGCTACAAATCCACCAAGTAGCAGTGTAGGCACCAAGTCATATGGTCAAAATCAGCCTTTCACTTGGAATAATTCTGAGGATAACAAACCATCTGTAG GTGAACAAGGTGATCCTTGGGCAAGCAAGGTGTCTTCTACTGAAG ATACAGAACAACAGAATGATTCTTGGTCAAGCAAGATGATTTCTGGTGGTGCTGAGGATACCAGTGGTGGCTGGGACACCAAGGTGAAAGACTCTTCCTGCAATGATGGGG GTGAAGGACTACAAAATGATCCATGGGCAAACAAGATTGGTTCTAATGAAG GTAAAGAACAAGAAACTGATCCTTGGGCCAGCAAGATGTCTTCTACTGTGTGTGCTGATGACAAGAAAGGTAGCTGGAACACTACAGCAAAGGGCATTCCATCTAAGGAAAAGGCTGATGATCCATGGAATAGTAAGGGGGGTAATGATGACAGCAagaaaactgacacctggggtgctgGCTCGTCAGGTGGGGATCAGGAACTTTCTTGGAGCAAACCTAATTTCTCTTTGGGGGACCAGGAATCTACTTGGAACAACCCAAGGTTCAGTGACGATGACAATGCGAATAATAGAGGTGGATTTGGACGTGGAAATCGAGGCAGAGGGAGAGGAAGGAATTTTGGGGATGGTGGTGGGTCATCATGGAATGGAGGCAATAGAAACGATGAATCAGGTGGCGGAAGGTCTGGAGAGCCATGGAACAGAAGGGACTTTGATGGTGGCGGAGGAAGAGGCAGAGGTCGTTTTGGGCGAGGTGACCGTAACCAGGGCAACAACTTCGGGTCAGGAGATGGTGGCAGCTGGGGCTCTGGCAGGGGAAATGGTGGCCGCGGTGGTTACAGGAACTGGAACGATAACAATGAGCGATCcttcggtgaaggtggtggctgGTCCCAGTCCCAGTCTTCCGATTGGAATGCCAACAAAGGAAATGGCGAAGGAAATCAAGCTTTCTCGAAAAGCAAGCCCAGCTGGGAAGCACAAAACACCTCTGGTAGAGATGGTCAGGCAGGAAAGGGTGATGCAAACAACTCCTGGAGTAAGAACAGATCATCTCCATCTAGCGCTTGGGGCGCTCCCAGTGGAGGAGCTGGCGGCCGAGGTTCTTGGGGAAAGAGCAACGAGGATGGCTGGAACTCAGCGGGAGGATCAGCCAAAGAGAAGCCTGCATGGGGTGGTGGGTCAGAAGCGTCTACCAAGAAAGAGGACAAAGGTGGTGAGGGGAACGGGAGCCAAGGAGGAGGTGGTGTCAGTTCCTGGGATAAAGGGGCAGATGATGCATGGAACGGCAACACGGGTAGTGATATTGGGAGTGGTGGATGGTAA
- the LOC103635834 gene encoding protein RNA-directed DNA methylation 3 isoform X2 — protein MLGGAVSLKGAAVPAPRLISSQELEFFRPHIEIKRDRQTGEVFEVLDGLMFKDGFLYKKVALSSLIYWGIQPTETELLKFSSSPSNRASADDLDWLSGMYGSKKRNLPEKRDMESSSSKIRSSKASDLKASTSTENYDENDEFNLHDLVLYGRKDFGVIVAVEKDGFRILKGGPEGSAVKVRKQDIKKGCVDKMFTAVDHQKKTISINDTVNVVEGPFQGKQGVVKHLYLGILFIYNESESENCGFFCAQSGSCEKIRKGLGSSTTESSDFTTPMFPEPAYEQNGHRDTERPYRSTREQLFSIGQMLRIRKGPLKGYLCRVVRIFRNDVTVKLDSLLKIVTVQADLLSVPANRGDNLSGAPASKFGSQDTSFFGSEAGKTSWDNGLPSFGSDSWQPFSSSTLSVQNAGGESEADPWSKKTSAKDDSDPWGKKTDGDSDRWGKKTDGDSDPWGKEAVSAADGDSNPWGKETVPSAAGDSDPWGKKVVSSADGDSDSWGKKATSSAVDTEKEGSGGTAWDKQAGVGGSDAAGSSWDRAVVNESEKSDNWGEACRVMDMGTGAEADTDPWGSKVKAVDMEGPNNWEKATVPPNNKLEDVSQGWGQPKGNSTEDQAIDNVSKDVDNNRACDSSLPVTEDGTWGKSKDNSCGGAGGAGGWDVSVGNWNKSSVVADAQDEGWGKGNWSSAESEETNNQSGNWNKTGASDQAGYNNWDKPKSFGGNGWNKGDDQNSSWNRPENFGGGRGFGRGQGRGRGQQSGYFNGRNDQGSWKKSWGSDNAERPSWRSDNQVDNEAGESGGYRGRGRGGRGQYGGRGKDNGWRNDDRSNSGFGRENNSGDGPKWGGGGNWNATNPPSSSVGTKSYGQNQPFTWNNSEDNKPSVGEQGDPWASKVSSTEDTEQQNDSWSSKMISGGAEDTSGGWDTKVKDSSCNDGGEGLQNDPWANKIGSNEGKEQETDPWASKMSSTVCADDKKGSWNTTAKGIPSKEKADDPWNSKGGNDDSKKTDTWGAGSSGGDQELSWSKPNFSLGDQESTWNNPRFSDDDNANNRGGFGRGNRGRGRGRNFGDGGGSSWNGGNRNDESGGGRSGEPWNRRDFDGGGGRGRGRFGRGDRNQGNNFGSGDGGSWGSGRGNGGRGGYRNWNDNNERSFGEGGGWSQSQSSDWNANKGNGEGNQAFSKSKPSWEAQNTSGRDGQAGKGDANNSWSKNRSSPSSAWGAPSGGAGGRGSWGKSNEDGWNSAGGSAKEKPAWGGGSEASTKKEDKGGEGNGSQGGGGVSSWDKGADDAWNGNTGSDIGSGGW, from the exons ATGCTG GGTGGTGCAGTTTCACTAAAAGGAGCTGCAGTTCCTGCTCCACGGTTGATCAGCTCCCAAGAACTAGA GTTCTTCAGGCCTCATATTGAAATAAAGCGCGACCGTCAGACTGGTGAAGTTTTTGAAGTACTTGATGGTTTGATGTTCAAAGATGGATTTCTGTATAAGAAGGTTGCACTTAGTTCTTTGATTTATTGGGGGATACAACCGACAGAAACAGAGCTTTTGAAGTTCTCTTCTAGCCCAAGCAATAGAGCTTCTGCTGATGACTTGGATTGGCTCTCCGGCATGTATGGTTCTAAGAAAAGGAACCTTCCAGAAAAACGAGATATGGAATCATCATCTTCTAAAATAAGATCCTCCAAAGCATCAGACCTTAAAGCGTCAACTTCTACTGAAAATTATGACGAGAACGATGAATTCAACCTTCATGATCTTGTACTCTATGG GCGAAAAGATTTTGGTGTGATTGTTGCTGTTGAGAAAGATGGTTTTAGG ATACTAAAGGGTGGTCCTGAAGGATCTGCGGTGAAAGTGAGAAAGCAGGATATTAAGAAAGGCTGCGTAGATAAAATGTTTACAGCTGTTGATCATCAAAAGAAGACAATATCCATTAACGACACTGTTAATGTTGTGGAAGGGCCATTTCAG GGTAAGCAAGGGGTCGTTAAACACTTGTACTTGGGAATACTGTTCATTTATAATGAAAGTGAAAGTGAGAACTGTGGATTTTTCTGTGCTCAAAGCGGGTCATGCGAAAAGATACGAAAGGGTCTGGGAAGCTCTACTACTGAAAGTTCG GACTTTACAACTCCTATGTTTCCTGAACCTGCTTATGAGCAAAATGGGCATCGGGACA CTGAAAGGCCTTACAGGAGCACCAGAGAACAACTTTTCTCTATTGGGCAGATGCTGCGCATTAGAAAGGGTCCTTTGAAGGGCTACCTCTGTCGAGTAGTTCGGATATTTCGGAATGATGTGACTGTTAAGCTAGATTCTCTACTGAAAATTGTTACAG TACAAGCTGATCTTCTCTCAGTCCCAGCTAACAGGGG GGATAACTTGTCTGGTGCCCCAGCTAGTAAATTTGGAAGTCAAGATACATCCTTCTTTG GTTCAGAAGCAGGCAAAACTTCATGGGACAATGGGTTGCCATCGTTTGGAAG TGACTCATGGCAACCCTTTTCGAGTTCAACACTATCAGTTCAGAATGCAG GTGGAGAATCAGAAGCTGATCCATGGTCTAAGAAAACTTCTGCCAAAGATGATTCTGATCCATGGGGTAAGAAAACTGATGGTGATTCTGATCGATGGGGTAAGAAAACTGATGGTGATTCTGATCCATGGGGCAAGGAAGCGGTATCTGCTGCTGATGGTGATTCCAATCCATGGGGTAAGGAAACAGTACCTTCCGCTGCTGGTGATTCTGATCCATGGGGTAAGAAAGTGGTGTCTTCTGCTGATGGTGATTCTGATTCATGGGGTAAGAAAGCAACATCATCAGCTGTTGACACTGAAAAGGAAGGTTCTGGTGGTACTGCATGGGACAAACAAGCTGGAGTTGGTGGATCTGATGCTGCTGGCAGCTCCTGGGACAGAGCGGTTGTCAATGAGAGTGAAAAGAGTGACAACTGGGGAGAGGCTTGCAGGGTTATGGACATGGGAACTGGAGCTGAAGCTGACACTGACCCTTGGGGAAGCAAGGTCAAAGCAGTAGATATGGAAGGACCAAATAACTGGGAAAAGGCTACAGTGCCTCCAAACAATAAGCTGGAGGATGTCAGTCAAGGATGGGGCCAACCTAAGGGCAACTCAACTGAAGACCAAGCAATAGACAACGTTTCTAAAGACGTGGACAACAACAGGGCTTGTGACAGTTCTTTGCCTGTCACTGAAGATGGTACCTGGGGCAAGTCAAAAGACAACAGTTGTGGTGGAGCAGGTGGTGCGGGAGGTTGGGATGTTTCTGTTGGCAACTGGAATAAATCATCTGTTGTGGCTGATGCACAGGATGAAGGTTGGGGCAAAGGAAACTGGTCATCTGCTGAGTCTGAAGAAACAAACAATCAAAGCGGAAATTGGAACAAAACTGGAGCTTCGGACCAAGCTGGTTACAACAATTGGGATAAACCGAAATCCTTTGGTGGTAATGGTTGGAACAAGGGTGATGATCAGAATAGCAGTTGGAACAGGCCTGAAAATTTTGGAGGTGGACGTGGCTTTGGGCGTGGACAAGGGAGAGGTAGGGGTCAACAATCTGGATATTTCAATGGCAGAAATGATCAAGGAAGCTGGAAGAAGTCATGGGGTAGTGACAATGCTGAAAGACCCTCTTGGAGGTCTGATAATCAGGTAGACAATGAGGCTGGAGAGTCTGGTGGATATAGGGGAAGGGGAAGAGGAGGAAGGGGGCAATATGGAGGACGAGGTAAAGACAATGGTTGGAGAAATGATGATAGAAGCAATTCTGGGTTTGGAAGGGAAAATAACAGTGGCGATGGACCAAAATGGGGTGGTGGAGGTAATTGGAACGCTACAAATCCACCAAGTAGCAGTGTAGGCACCAAGTCATATGGTCAAAATCAGCCTTTCACTTGGAATAATTCTGAGGATAACAAACCATCTGTAG GTGAACAAGGTGATCCTTGGGCAAGCAAGGTGTCTTCTACTGAAG ATACAGAACAACAGAATGATTCTTGGTCAAGCAAGATGATTTCTGGTGGTGCTGAGGATACCAGTGGTGGCTGGGACACCAAGGTGAAAGACTCTTCCTGCAATGATGGGG GTGAAGGACTACAAAATGATCCATGGGCAAACAAGATTGGTTCTAATGAAG GTAAAGAACAAGAAACTGATCCTTGGGCCAGCAAGATGTCTTCTACTGTGTGTGCTGATGACAAGAAAGGTAGCTGGAACACTACAGCAAAGGGCATTCCATCTAAGGAAAAGGCTGATGATCCATGGAATAGTAAGGGGGGTAATGATGACAGCAagaaaactgacacctggggtgctgGCTCGTCAGGTGGGGATCAGGAACTTTCTTGGAGCAAACCTAATTTCTCTTTGGGGGACCAGGAATCTACTTGGAACAACCCAAGGTTCAGTGACGATGACAATGCGAATAATAGAGGTGGATTTGGACGTGGAAATCGAGGCAGAGGGAGAGGAAGGAATTTTGGGGATGGTGGTGGGTCATCATGGAATGGAGGCAATAGAAACGATGAATCAGGTGGCGGAAGGTCTGGAGAGCCATGGAACAGAAGGGACTTTGATGGTGGCGGAGGAAGAGGCAGAGGTCGTTTTGGGCGAGGTGACCGTAACCAGGGCAACAACTTCGGGTCAGGAGATGGTGGCAGCTGGGGCTCTGGCAGGGGAAATGGTGGCCGCGGTGGTTACAGGAACTGGAACGATAACAATGAGCGATCcttcggtgaaggtggtggctgGTCCCAGTCCCAGTCTTCCGATTGGAATGCCAACAAAGGAAATGGCGAAGGAAATCAAGCTTTCTCGAAAAGCAAGCCCAGCTGGGAAGCACAAAACACCTCTGGTAGAGATGGTCAGGCAGGAAAGGGTGATGCAAACAACTCCTGGAGTAAGAACAGATCATCTCCATCTAGCGCTTGGGGCGCTCCCAGTGGAGGAGCTGGCGGCCGAGGTTCTTGGGGAAAGAGCAACGAGGATGGCTGGAACTCAGCGGGAGGATCAGCCAAAGAGAAGCCTGCATGGGGTGGTGGGTCAGAAGCGTCTACCAAGAAAGAGGACAAAGGTGGTGAGGGGAACGGGAGCCAAGGAGGAGGTGGTGTCAGTTCCTGGGATAAAGGGGCAGATGATGCATGGAACGGCAACACGGGTAGTGATATTGGGAGTGGTGGATGGTAA